Sequence from the Tachyglossus aculeatus isolate mTacAcu1 chromosome 17, mTacAcu1.pri, whole genome shotgun sequence genome:
aaaaaaagaacaacaaaatgCTAAGTCCTAATCATCATAATATCTTGAAACTGGTCCCTGACATTACTATGGTGAGTTTTGCTTCTACTCTGCTTTCCCAACATTTAATAAAATGTGTCAAACTCAGGTGAGGCTCAAAACTACTACAAACTGACTCAAAGACACGCTGATGATGGAGATGAGACTTCATCTGTGGGTGTGAGTGTCATGTTCAgaatattattattgatcactattaaataatgataattgttattattattatgctatttgttaaacactgtgagccaagtactgttctatgcactgggtagatacaagttaactttagatacaagctaaaatcCCTGACCGCAGAGTCCCCTTcccgcaaggagtttagagtATAGGAAGGccgaagaacaggtactgaattcacacttcacagttgaagaaactgaggcccgagaagtgacgtgacttgcccaaggacacacaagggcaagtggcggaactgaaattagaatccaggtcctttgactcccaggtctgggctctttccactacatcaagATGCTTtccacatatataataataataatgagaagcagcgtggctcagtggaaagagcccgggctttggagtcagaggtcatgggttcaaatcccgggctccaccacttgtcagctgtgtgactttgggcaagtcacttaacttctctgggcctcagttccctcatctgtaaaatggggattaggacggtgagccccacgtgggacaacctgatcacctggtatccccccagcgcttagaacagtgctttgcacatagtaagcgcttaataaataccattattattattattatttactaagtacttactatgtgcaaaacactgttctaagcactggatgacatatgcataaatatataaatacccACACATGACACTACTATATGAAAGCAAAAATGTTAGCAACGGGAAAGGATATTTGCCTCTTCCATTTGCATATATTGTAAATACTAGATTCCATGCCCATTTTCAGGTAAATGCGGTGTTATTACACAGCATGTACTTTCTAATTTTCTCTTTATCCCCAAGTGAACAATGCGAAGCGCAAAGGAATTCAGATCACCCACCTGCAGAGTCATTTTGTTGGATCTTGGTATAGTTATAGTTTAAATACAGCATTCCCATCCAGCACCCTTACATTCATAATGACTgtgatgcttgttaagtgcttactatgtgccaagcactgtggcagatgcaatccaatcagatcaaacacaatccctgccccacatggggctcatacaagAAGGACGAGCAGGGATCTTACCCCCAGtttattgaggtaactgaggcacagggaggttaagtgactcttttttatggtatttggtacacactaacatgtgccaagcactgaactaagtgctatggtagatacgagataggttggccacagtccattcCTGGGAGTAAgtgactcttttttatggtatttgtttcacaCTAACACGtcccaagcactaaactaagtgcggCGGTGGATacgagataggttggacacagtccattcctgggagtcagagggacctgggttctgcgagaagctgcgtggctcagtggaaagagctcaggtttgggagtcagaggttgtgggttctaatcctggctccgccaattgtcagctgtgtgactttgggcaagtcacctcctttcccacagcacctgtatatatgtttgtacaaatttattactctattttacttgtacatatctattctatttattttattttattagtatgtttggttttgttctctgtctcccccttttagactgtgagcccactgctgggtagggactgtctctatatgttgccagcttgtacttcccaagcgctgagtacagtgctctgcacacagtaagcgctcaataaatacgattgattgattctctgggcctcagtgacctcatctggaaaacggggatgaagattgtgagccccacgtgggccaaccttgtatcccagcagcgcttagaacagtgcttggcccatagtaattgcttaacaaataccattatcattattattattaattattattatgactgactACAGGCCCTGGGGCGAGGGGGGGTCCCGGCTGGCTGACCTGGCTCCGGGGTGGGATCCGAGCTCGGCCTCTCCCTGTCGATCACCCTGTCGTCATGGCAACGGGCGCGGGGCGCGCCGGGAACCGTTGCGGCCCGCGAAGCCGGAGGGAGGGGTGTGAGGGAAGGGTGGGACCCTCGCGGGCCGCCGTAGCGCCTGGGGGCGGGAGCGGGAAACGCTTTAGTGGGTCACGGCCCCTTTAAGGGAGGCCCCGCCCCGTCACGTGACCCCCTCCTCGTGGCTACATGCAGTGCTAGCCCGGGGCGGGGGAGCGTACTGAGCGGTGCCATGGCCCGGTGGGAGGAGGTGAGAGTGAGCGGCTACGACGAGTGCGCCCAGGCGCTGCAGGAGAACCGCGGCAGCCCCATCTTCGTCTACTTCACCGGCTCCAAGAACGCCGACGGCCGCAGCTGGTGCCCGGACTGCGAGGAAGGTGAGGGGGCGTCcgccctacttactgagcgctgccgggggggcaaagcactgtactgagcgcttgggaggggccgGTAGAATTAGGCagatcccctgcccacactgagcttacagagcactgtactaagtggagaagcagcgtgacttctgtggaaagaacacgagctttgaagccagaggtcatgggttcaaatcccgcctccgccaattcatcatcatcaatcgtacttcttgagcgcttactgtgtgcagagcactgtactaagcgcttgggaagtacacattggcaacatatagagacctgcccaacagtgagctcacagtctaaaagggggagacagagaacaaaaccaaacatactaacaaaataaaataaatagaatagatatgtacaagtaaaataaatagagtaataaatacgtacaaacatatatacatatatacaggtgctgtggggaagggaaggaggtaagatgggggggatggagaaggggacgagggggagaggagggaaggggctcagtctgggaaggccaattgtcagctgtgtgactctgggcaagtcacttcacttctctgtgcctcagttgccttatctgtaaaatggggattaagactgtgagccccatgtgggacaacctgatcaccttgtatcctccccagcacttagaacagtgctttgcacatagtaagcgcttaataaatgccattattattattattattattattattactaagcgcttgggactgtaagcccgttgtcggatagggaccgtctctatatgttgcccacttgtacttcccaagcgcttagtacagtgctctgcacacagtaagagctcaatgaatacgattgaatgaatgaatacgaatgaatgagagaaacatcgtggcttagtggcaagagcctgggctggggagtcagaggtcgtgagttttaatcctgctctgccacttaataataataataatggcattaagcgcttactatatgcaaagaactgttctaagcgctggggaggttacaaggtgatcaggttatcccacatggggctcacagtcttcatccccattttacagatgagggaactgaggcacagggaagttaagtgacttgcccaaagtcacacagctgacaattgctggagttgggatttgaagccatgacctctgactccaaagcccgggctctttccactgagccacagtgcttctctggtcacttgtctgctggggattgagactgtgagccccatgtgggacaggggctgtgtccaacctgatttccttctatctgccccagcgcttaatacagtgcctggcacatagtaagtgctttacaaataccataattattttagtggagttggtagacatgctccctgcccacagcgagcttacatgtCTTTGTCACTTGTTTTAGCAAGttggtggcagggaatgtctgcttattattgtattgtactctcccaagcgcttagtacagtgatctgcacacagtaagcactctataaatacagttgaatgaatgaatggtggctgtCTCCTCTGCTTGTTTgtaactcctggagggcagtgatTTTGTCTactagttatactgtactccatttagcgcttagcacagtgcccaataaatggcactgatagTTCTTCTCTAAAACGAAGAAGGCAACAGAGCAGGATCTGCTCACTCTGTGGGGAAGGGCCAGATCATCCGTGACTCAAAAGATATTTTTAGTggtgttcattttacttgtacatatttattctatttattttattttgttaatatgtttttgtttagttgtctgtctcccccttctagactgtgagcccgctgttgggtagggaccgtctctatatgttgccaacttgtacttcccaagcgcttagtacagtactctgcaaacagtaagcgctcaataaatatgattgaatgaacggtttTGAAACGGGGAGGACGGATTTAGAAAAATCTGAATAGTTCATTCTCCTCCCTGTCTTATCTCTTTCTTGCACGTTATACATCTTTTCTTCCTACAAAAAAAAAACTGCCCACCTTCTTGTCGTTCAGCCCAGCAAGGGTTTCCTTAACTCCATGCaccaaaaaaaaatactttccagggaaatcagtctttttttttttttttgagggcctCTCACTTTCCTTGGTCACCCACTGTCTACTTCCCACTTGATTAGGGTTATTAAACCAGACTAAAGTCTACAGCGTGCTTAATCTGGATAGTGCCTGCCACCTTGAACCCTTTCAGCTTCATCAATCGCATGAGTATCATCTTTACCCTCTCAGCTGAACCGACTGTACGTGAGGCGCTGAAAAACATTACTGAAGGAGCTATATTCATCTACTGCCAAGTAGGAGACCGATCTTAGTAAGTAACTTATTTGTTTATGTTATCTTCTTAGAAGGAATATTTTAGACACCATTGTTTTAGTTCTAGTGACCCTTTACTGAAGTGAATGAAGCTGGTGGGACATCACAATGCTGATCGAACACATTAAATGAAAATACTGATATGCTGATAACTCTAAAGGCTTTATCTGACTAAATTCAAAACCTCCCCATCCAAACATGTGATGAGTCCTTACCTTCCCTATGTAAGTATACCAAACTCATTCAAGAACAGTCTTTCAAAATAAACTCTCAGATCAACATCAACCCGAAAGGTTTTTGTTAGAAAATTTCAAAAGTTGGAACTACCTATCCtaacccttctcttcctcttaatAGCTGGAAAGATCCAAACAATGAATTTAGAAAGAACTTGAAGATAACTGCTGTGCCTACTCTACTTAAATATGGGACTGTGAGTACCTCTTTCTTCATTCACTTAAGTGTTGTGGTGTTTGAGAAATGAGATGTTCTAATGGGGAAATAGTCTAGTTGGCAGGCTGTTATCCCCTCAAGTAATGTCTGCCAAACCTTATCTTTTTAAGTGCTCTTCTACTGCCTTCACCACCACGCACATATAAGGCAGAGATGATTACCAAACTTACTGATATTCAAgctgtcaatcagtggaatttagtatgttcctactgtgtgcagagcactgaactaagcacttgggagagtataacagatctggtagacccattctctgctaacaaggagcttacagtctagaggttgaaaGATTAGAGCTGTCCCTATGAACTAGTTGAAAAACATGTATGTTCAttgtttggtactctcccaagcgcttagtacagtgctctgcacatagtgagcatttacatATCATTAACTGTCAAATTAAATCTCCACTAGTGGAAGAGCCCAGTAAAAGACACAGGGAGGAACAGGACCATGGCCCAGATTTTTGCCAGAGGCGTGTTAGGGAAATCTGGCCATAAAGATCTCCCCTCTACTGACCATCCCACCCTGACAGTGGCACAATGAAGGTTGTTGCTTGGCTAATCATCTGATCACCTGCCAACAGCCTTGCAGTAACATAAATGTGGGCATAATTGGAAAAACATTTTCCATGTTCCTGCCTTTGCTCCATAATTAAAAGGATGGTATGCTTTTATGAAGGACCCAAGAATCATTAATGAGCACATTGGACCAAATGTCTACTGAGTCACGTTTGACATGTTCCAACTAGTCTTAGCTAAGTGATTCATATGGTAGTACTAAGCTTTGTCAGGCCTAGGAAAgaatctgtttttcctccctatAAATCAGTTGGTGTTGAAATGTTGCTCTGTAGAATCTTGACTTGTGCTTCTATCTTTCAGCCTCAGAAGCTGGTGGAGTCTGAATGTAGCAAGGCCGATCTGGTGCAGATGCTCTTTACAGAGGActgattctctttttttaatcttCTGACTTTTTTAATCCATTTGCTAGCTTGATGTATGATCCCCTTAACACTGTCACAAATATGAAACTACTAAAAACTAAACAGGTGTTGTGGGTGCCTACGACCCCTTCGCTTAGAATAAACTACTTCTAATCAATGTCTTTGGGATGTGTGTGTCTGTAGAAATGGTGGGTTTCAAAGCAGCAAGCAAGGACAGTGATTTAAGTACAAGACACTCACTTTACACCAGGAACCTGTACCCCTTTCTCTATTGGACTCCTATCAGCCAAGACCCTTTCTCGTGGGTAAGGAACCAAATACACTAGAAAAATTTGGGTGACTGAGTTATTTGCCCTTTtatttgaaagcacatctccaagaggccttccccaactaggctcttatttcctcttctccccatcccttctgccttccccttgcactttgatttgtttgcatcctcgacccctccctcagcccctatgTACAGATccagtatttatttctattactgtctgtgGGCAGCTtagactgtagtctcccaagtgcttagcacagtgctctgcatacagtaggactGATGTGCAAAACATGCCTCTGAGCACTAAGCTGACTTCTAACCTGAATTTCTTTTCCCCACACTTGTCTCACGTAATTCCTGGATCCAGATCACAAGTTGCTGATGGCAGCACCCTTGTGTGGAGCAAGTAAGGCAGGGAGAATTGGAAGGAAAAAAATACCCTTATCTACTCCATAGTTCCTCATACCAGTCCAGATCTTCATTTCACATCAGTCCAACCCAAGCCACTGCTAACTTGAGAAAAAACAAGCTGCCCCAGCCCAAACCTTACCCCTCACACCCCACCTATTCATCAGCCATTCAAGATCAGACTTTGCTTACTAGCCTTCAAATTCTGCAATGCAGTAGCCATGGCTAGTAAGGAACTATCAGAGCAGGTACCCACTGCTTGACTAAAATATTTGCACGATGTTATTGATAAAGGATGGAAAAAAAACTAGAGAACATTCTCCAATCCTGAGGTTGTTCTATAACAAACCCCGAGTTGATATATATAATCAAAAACAAAATATTGTGGATCTAGCACTGATCCATAAAGGATCCTGCTTTCTTTTTAAGTCTCCAGTTCCttcacaatcaattgtatttattgagtgcttacagtacctGCTGTTCCTCCCTCTAGACACTAAATGACAAAGTGAGGCAAGGGTTGAGGCATTCAGCTAGGGATGGATGTAGAGGAATTTTAACACATAGAGCCTGATGCTATCTAAACCCCTCCATGAAACATGGGTTACTGTGTATAACAGCTGTCCATACCAGGGAACTTCATGAACACAACCCTTGCTGCCAAAGACCCTCTATTCTGACTGTGACATCCCTTTATACTTGTTGAACTTATTTCAATTCAGTCCTTCAGAGGAAGTTCACACATCAGTCATTCCAGCATttccaactttaaaaaaaaattcaaaaagagATTGAGGAATCCCTTGTTTATAATAAGAGAACCTTACACAGCCGTCACAGAAAACTTAAGCGTGAAGTCTTTTTCCTTAACTTTACGGAGATATGTAATTTACGTGGGTATGCGGAAATACGCTCCTCATTTTCCTGAGGTGTTGTTTTGTTGCTGCTGCTCTGCCAGGGCTTGCTGAAGGCGCATTCTTTTCCGTGAATAATGCTGCCAGTGCAGGATCTGCTGCTCGTCAATGAACTTGGCACACTGGGCATTCACTAGTTCTTTCCGGAAGTGTTCATACTGCAGCAGCTCAAGCATGTGCAGGCACTGTGGATATCTGCAATAAAAATCAGAAGTAACCATAATTACGGTactcattcagcacttactacatgccaagaattgttctaagcgctggggtagatactgtgtgaccctggggaagtcacttctctgtgcctcagttaccttatctgttaaacggggattgagactgtgagccccgcctgggacagggtctgtgtccaaccctatttctttgtatccaccccagcggatgtacagtacagtgcctggcacattgtaagtgcttaacaatgatgataataataataatacaagttaatcgggttggacacagtccatggagctcacattctaaatccccattttacagatgatgtaactgaggcccagagaagtgaagtgacttgcccaaggtcacacagcagacaaatggcagagctgggtttagaacccaggtcctaccaactctgctatgttatattgtattctcccaagtgctctgcacacagtaagggctcaaaaaatacaattgatcaattaacTGGTAAGTCCTAGTCAGTCCATCTgtccagagcacttgggagaaggcgGTAGAGATAGAAGATGCTTACAATCTTAGCAGAAACAGACACTTCCTCCAGGTAGGACGAaggatttgttctgatgacttgacacctgtccacatgctttgttttgttgtgtctcccccttcttgactgtgagcccgttgttgggtagggaacatctctatatgttgccaacctgtacttcccaagcacttagtacagtgctctgcacacagtaagcgctcaataaatacgattgaatgaatgaatccgtgctCTACCTACATTTATCCACAAGCTAAAGATGAAGGGGTCATGTCCTAGACTGATAAACTTTTAAGTGTGTCTTTCAGTGCTTATTCTTTAATCCACCAGAGAAAACTGGAAAT
This genomic interval carries:
- the TXNDC17 gene encoding thioredoxin domain-containing protein 17 yields the protein MARWEEVRVSGYDECAQALQENRGSPIFVYFTGSKNADGRSWCPDCEEAEPTVREALKNITEGAIFIYCQVGDRSYWKDPNNEFRKNLKITAVPTLLKYGTPQKLVESECSKADLVQMLFTED